The following DNA comes from Buttiauxella agrestis.
CGCTAAGAAACTGCTGCCATGGATCGACGGCCTGTTGGACGCTGGCGAAAAACACTTCGCGGCAACGGGCAAACCACTGTTCTCTTCCCACATGATCGACCTGTCTGAAGAGTCTCTGGAAGAAAACATCGAGATCAGCTCTAAGTATCTGGCTCGTATGTCCAAAATGGGCATGACTCTGGAAATCGAACTGGGTTGCACCGGCGGCGAAGAAGATGGCGTAGATAACAGCCATATGGACGCATCTGCTCTGTACACTCAGCCAGAAGACGTTGATTACGCTTACACCGAACTGAGCAAAATCAGCCCACGTTTCACCATCGCGGCTTCCTTCGGTAACGTGCACGGTGTGTACAAACCAGGTAACGTGGTTCTGACCCCGACTATCCTGCGCGATTCTCAGGATTATGTTTCTAAGAAACACAACCTGCCGCACAACTCTCTGAACTTCGTATTCCACGGCGGTTCCGGTTCTACTGCTCAAGAAATCAAAGATTCCGTGAGCTACGGTGTTATCAAAATGAACATCGATACCGATACTCAGTGGGCAACTTGGGAAGGTATCCTGAGCTACTACAAAGCTAACGAAGCTTACCTGCAGGGCCAGTTGGGCAACCCTAAAGGCGAAGACCAGCCGAACAAGAAATACTACGATCCACGCGTATGGCTGCGTTCTGCACAGACTTCTATGATTACCCGTCTGGAGCAGGCTTTCAAAGAACTGAACGCAGTAGACGTTCTGTAATTTGAAGCAGTGAATGCTTGAATCAAGCCCGCCTCGTGCGGGCTTTTTTGTACCCTTAATAAATTTTTATCTGCAATCCAGGCTTAAAAAGCCAGCATATTGCTTTTAAATAAACTGATGGCATAAATGATATTTTCTGATACGAGTATTTTCTGAACGCTATTTATTTCGGCAATTTTATAAGATTATTTTAGTTTTATTATAAGTAC
Coding sequences within:
- the fbaA gene encoding class II fructose-bisphosphate aldolase yields the protein MSKIFDFVKPGVITGDDVQKVFQVAKENNFALPAVNCVGTDSINAVLETAAKVKAPVIVQFSNGGAAFIAGKGVKTDVPQGAAILGAISGAHHVHQMAEHYGVPVILHTDHCAKKLLPWIDGLLDAGEKHFAATGKPLFSSHMIDLSEESLEENIEISSKYLARMSKMGMTLEIELGCTGGEEDGVDNSHMDASALYTQPEDVDYAYTELSKISPRFTIAASFGNVHGVYKPGNVVLTPTILRDSQDYVSKKHNLPHNSLNFVFHGGSGSTAQEIKDSVSYGVIKMNIDTDTQWATWEGILSYYKANEAYLQGQLGNPKGEDQPNKKYYDPRVWLRSAQTSMITRLEQAFKELNAVDVL